The DNA window ATCTCTTTGCCCTGCTTTGAGCTGTCGGCAGTTTTGCTCCTAGCCCGACTAGCGGATAAAATCAAATCATCTCTCGGTTTCGTGAACGTGAAAACATTCTTATGGTCGGACTCGACCATAACCCTCAATTGGATAACCGCTCCATCGCGCCGGTGGTCAACATTTGTAGCTAATAGGGTCGGAGAAATTCAACGTTTAACTGAAATGTCTGATTGGCAACATATTGCCTCAGCCAACAACCCCGCGGATGCGTTGTCGAGAGGTCTGCTTCCCAACGATATCACCAATCTTGATATGTGGTGGCACGGTccacattatttgaaattaccCGCGGCACAATGGCCTGCTAGTGAATTCACCATTCTCGGAGGTGATCTTCCTGAGCAGCGAAAGGTAGCTCATGCTTTGTCGCGTCTAACGATACTAgcttcataaataatttaattactaaattttttaatttaaataaaattctccgCATCACAGCTTGCTGCTGTAGGCTCATGCAAATCAAGGCTCATAAGCTAGCAACCATTGCAATTTCTCCAACCGAGACCCTCCACTCCTTAAACTTACTGTGCAAGGCCGTGCAAAGACAAGCCTTTCCGTCCGAATACGATTTATTAGCCAAATCCCACCTCGTCAGTCATTTCAGTAGATTAAATACCTTAGCTCTATTCATGGATAATCAGGGTTTAATAAGAGTAGGAGGACAACTAAAAAACTCAACCTTATCTTACGACGCTCGTCATCAAATTTTATTGCCCAGTCATAACGCCCTAACCGCGCGCATCATAGAATATGAGCATTCACGCAATCTTCATGCAGGTACGCAGGCTACTATGGCTTCGGTCAGGCAAAGGTTTTGGCCATTGACCCTGAGGTCATCCGTcagaaagataataaataattgcgtAAAATGTTTTAGAGCTAAGCCTTTGGTATCTGAGGCTATGATGGCCTGTCTGCCTTCACCTAGAGTTACCGTGTCGCGACCCTTCACACATTGCGGAGTTGATTACGCGGGTCGCGTCATTATACGTGAAGGAAAGCGTCGCAACTCACGCAATCACAAGGCATACATAGCGGCATTCGTGTGTTTCGCCACCAAGGCGGTACACTTGGAATTGGTGAGTGATCTCACCACAGACGCCTTCATAG is part of the Monomorium pharaonis isolate MP-MQ-018 chromosome 2, ASM1337386v2, whole genome shotgun sequence genome and encodes:
- the LOC105830049 gene encoding uncharacterized protein LOC105830049, which produces MQIKAHKLATIAISPTETLHSLNLLCKAVQRQAFPSEYDLLAKSHLVSHFSRLNTLALFMDNQGLIRVGGQLKNSTLSYDARHQILLPSHNALTARIIEYEHSRNLHAGTQATMASVRQRFWPLTLRSSVRKIINNCVKCFRAKPLVSEAMMACLPSPRVTVSRPFTHCGVDYAGRVIIREGKRRNSRNHKAYIAAFVCFATKAVHLELVSDLTTDAFIAALKKLIARRGKPDQMYSDNATNFVGAQKQIKKLYDFLQTDAAQTAINSFLAEQHTTWNFISPNAPHFGGLWEAAIKSAKFHITRIIGESHLTFEEFLTALCEVEVILN